In Xiphias gladius isolate SHS-SW01 ecotype Sanya breed wild chromosome 6, ASM1685928v1, whole genome shotgun sequence, a single genomic region encodes these proteins:
- the exoc1 gene encoding exocyst complex component 1 isoform X2: protein MTAIKHALQRDIFTPNDERLLGIVNVCKAGKKKKNCFLCATVTTERPVQVKVVKVKKSDKGDFYKRQQTWELRDLTEVDAKDASKENPEFDLHFEKVYRWLASSTAEKNSFISCIWKLNQRYLRKKVEFVNVSSQLLEESVPSGESQSVAGGDEDALDDYQELSTREEQDIESMMEMCEYAISNAEAFAEQLSKELQVLDGANIQSIMASEKQVNILMQLLDEALAEVDTIEGKLSSYEEMLQSVKEQMDQISQSNRLIQISNTNNGKLLDEIQFLVNYMDLSKGHIRALQDGDLTSPKGIEACINASEALLQCMNVALRPGHDKLMAVKQQQLLFAELRDTFARRLTNHLNNVFVHQGHDQSSTLSQHTVELTLPKHSPLHRDLLRYAKLMEWLKNTHREKYEGLSRTYVDYMSRLYEREIKDFFEVAKIKMAGTTKEAKGKFGLHGSSGKLTGSTSSLNKLTVQGSNSRRSQSSSLLDMGNMSASDLDVADRTKFDKIFEQVLSELEPLCLAEQDFISKFFKLQQHPTVTPPLAQPETEEPDGGTLSRVPPQAEHRHSLSSEKDMVRLMMNKIFQSIETELNSLIALGDKIDSFNSLYMLVKMSHHVWTAENVDPASYLSTTLGNVLVTVKRNFDKCISGQIRQMEEVKISKKSKVGILPFVTGFEEFAELAETIFRNAERRGDLDKAYVKLITAVFMNVEKVANESQKTPRDVVMMENFHHIFSTLSRLKISCLDAERREAKHKYTDHLQSYVINSLGQPLEKLNHFFEGVEARVAQGVREEEVSYQLAFNKQELRKVIKEYPGKEVKKGLDNLYKKVDKHLCEEESLLQVVWHSMQDEFIRQYKHFEDLIGRCYPGSGITMEFTIQDMLEYFSSIAQSH from the exons ATGACAGCCATCAAGCACGCTCTCCAGAGGGACATCTTCACGCCCAACGACGAGCGGCTCCTCGGCATCGTCAACGTCTGCaaggcaggaaagaaaaagaagaactgcTTCTTGTGTGCAACGG tTACCACCGAGAGGCCTGTCCAGGTTAAAGTGGTGAAGGTGAAGAAATCTGACAAAGGGGACTTTTACAAGCGACAGCAGACCTGGGAGCTCCGAGACCTGACAGAAGTAGATGCCAAAGATGCAAGCAAG GAAAATCCCGAATTCGACCTTCATTTCGAGAAGGTATACCGGTGGCTGGCCAGCAGCACGGCTGAAAAGAACTCCTTCATTTCCTGCATTTGGAAGCTGAACCAGCGTTATCTGAGGAAGAAGGTGGAGTTTGTGAATGTCAGTTCTCAGCTGCTGGAAG AGTCGGTGCCTAGCGGTGAGAGCCAGAGCGTTGCTGGGGGTGATGAGGATGCACTGGACGACTACCAGGAGCTGAGTACCCGTGAGGAGCAGGACATTGAGAGCATGATGGAGATGTGCGAGTACGCCATCTCCAATGCTGAGGCTTTTGCAGAGCAGCTCTCCAAGGAGCTGCAGGTTTTAGACGGG GCAAACATCCAGTCCATCATGGCATCGGAGAAGCAGGTCAATATCCTGATGCAGCTGCTGGATGAGGCACTGGCAGAGGTGGACACCATTGAGGGAAAGCTGAGCAGCTATGAGGAGATGCTCCAGAGTGTCAAGGAGCAGATGGACCAGATCTCCCAGAGCAACCGGCTCATCCAGATCAGCAACACCAACAATGGCAAACTCCTGGATGAGATTCAGTTCTTAGTG AACTACATGGACCTGTCAAAGGGACACATCAGGGCCTTGCAGGATGGAGACCTGACTTCCCCTAAAGGTATTGAGGCCTGCATCAACGCCTCTGAAGCTCTTCTGCAGTGCATGAACGTGGCCCTCCGACCAG GCCATGACAAGCTGATGGCTGTGAAGCAGCAACAGCTCCTGTTCGCTGAGCTGAGAGACACCTTTGCTCGCCGCCTGACCAATCATCTCAACAATGTGTTTGTTCACCAG GGCCATGACCAGAGCTCCACCCTGTCCCAGCACACAGTAGAGCTGACCCTGCCCAAACACAGCCCTCTCCACAGGGACCTGCTGCGCTACGCCAAGCTCATGGAGTGGCTGAAGAACACCCACAGGGAGAAGTACGAGGGCCTGTCAAGG acCTATGTTGACTATATGAGCAGACTATATGAACGAGAAATCAAAGACTTCTTTGAGGTTGCCAAGATAAAGATGGCGGGTACAACCAAGGAAGCAAAGGGCAAGTTTG GCCTTCATGGCAGCTCCGGGAAGCTGACAGGCTCTACCTCAAGCCTGAACAAGCTGACAGTGCAGGGCTCCAACAGCCGGCGTTCCCAGTCTTCCTCACTGCTGGACATGGGCAACATGTCCGCCTCTGACCTGGACGTGGCAGACAGGACCAAGTTTGACAAG ATATTTGAGCAGGTCCTCAGTGAGCTGGAGCCTCTGTGTCTTGCAGAACAAGACTTCATCAGCAAGTTCTTTAAGCTCCAGCAGCACCCGACAGTCACACCCCCCCTTGCTCAG CCTGAAACAGAGGAACCAGATGGAGGCACGCTGTCAAGAGTGCCTCCCCAGGCAGAACACAGACACTCCTTGTCATCAGA GAAAGACATGGTGCGGCTGATGATGAACAAAATCTTCCAGAGCATCGAGACGGAGCTCAACAGTCTCATCGCTCTGGGGGACAAGATTGACAGCTTCAACTCTCTCTACATGCTGGTGAAGATGAGTCACCATGTGTGGACAGCTGAGAACGTTGACCCGGCCTCATACCTCAGCACTACTTTGGGAAACGTGCTGGTCACTGTCAAGAGGAACTTTGACAAATGCATT TCTGGTCAGATCAGACagatggaggaggtgaagaTTTCGAAGAAAAGCAAAGTTGGTATCCTACCTTTTGTTACCGGGTTTGAAGAGTTTGCGGAGCTGGCTGAAACAATCTTCCGCAATGCAGAACGCCGAGGGGATTTGGATAAAGCTTATGTCAAACTTATCACGGCCGTCTTCATGAATG TGGAGAAAGTAGCTAATGAAAGCCAGAAGACGCCTCGGGACGTTGTGATGATGGAGAATTTCCACCACATCTTTTCTACACTGTCACGTCTAAAGATCTCCTGCCTGGACGCAGAGAGACGAGAAGCcaagcacaaatacacagaccACCTGCAGTCGTATGTAATCAACTCGCTGGGCCAGCCTCTAGAAAAACTCAAT CATTTCTTTGAAGGAGTTGAGGCACGCGTAGCCCAGGGTGTTCGTGAGGAGGAGGTGAGCTACCAGCTTGCCTTCAACAAACAAGAGCTACGCAAAGTTATCAAAGAGTACCCCGGCAAAGAGGTGAAAAAGGGACTCGACAACCTTTACAAGAAGGTGGATAAACATCTTTGTGAAGAGGAGAGTCTACTACAG GTGGTGTGGCACTCCATGCAAGACGAGTTCATCCGTCAGTACAAGCACTTTGAAGATTTGATCGGTAGATGCTATCCTGGATCTGGAATCACCATGGAGTTTACCATCCAGGACATGTTGGAGTACTTCTCCAGCATTGCTCAGTCTCATTAG
- the exoc1 gene encoding exocyst complex component 1 isoform X1 — MTAIKHALQRDIFTPNDERLLGIVNVCKAGKKKKNCFLCATVTTERPVQVKVVKVKKSDKGDFYKRQQTWELRDLTEVDAKDASKENPEFDLHFEKVYRWLASSTAEKNSFISCIWKLNQRYLRKKVEFVNVSSQLLEESVPSGESQSVAGGDEDALDDYQELSTREEQDIESMMEMCEYAISNAEAFAEQLSKELQVLDGANIQSIMASEKQVNILMQLLDEALAEVDTIEGKLSSYEEMLQSVKEQMDQISQSNRLIQISNTNNGKLLDEIQFLVNYMDLSKGHIRALQDGDLTSPKGIEACINASEALLQCMNVALRPGHDKLMAVKQQQLLFAELRDTFARRLTNHLNNVFVHQGHDQSSTLSQHTVELTLPKHSPLHRDLLRYAKLMEWLKNTHREKYEGLSRTYVDYMSRLYEREIKDFFEVAKIKMAGTTKEAKGKFATLPRKESALKQETESLHGSSGKLTGSTSSLNKLTVQGSNSRRSQSSSLLDMGNMSASDLDVADRTKFDKIFEQVLSELEPLCLAEQDFISKFFKLQQHPTVTPPLAQPETEEPDGGTLSRVPPQAEHRHSLSSEKDMVRLMMNKIFQSIETELNSLIALGDKIDSFNSLYMLVKMSHHVWTAENVDPASYLSTTLGNVLVTVKRNFDKCISGQIRQMEEVKISKKSKVGILPFVTGFEEFAELAETIFRNAERRGDLDKAYVKLITAVFMNVEKVANESQKTPRDVVMMENFHHIFSTLSRLKISCLDAERREAKHKYTDHLQSYVINSLGQPLEKLNHFFEGVEARVAQGVREEEVSYQLAFNKQELRKVIKEYPGKEVKKGLDNLYKKVDKHLCEEESLLQVVWHSMQDEFIRQYKHFEDLIGRCYPGSGITMEFTIQDMLEYFSSIAQSH, encoded by the exons ATGACAGCCATCAAGCACGCTCTCCAGAGGGACATCTTCACGCCCAACGACGAGCGGCTCCTCGGCATCGTCAACGTCTGCaaggcaggaaagaaaaagaagaactgcTTCTTGTGTGCAACGG tTACCACCGAGAGGCCTGTCCAGGTTAAAGTGGTGAAGGTGAAGAAATCTGACAAAGGGGACTTTTACAAGCGACAGCAGACCTGGGAGCTCCGAGACCTGACAGAAGTAGATGCCAAAGATGCAAGCAAG GAAAATCCCGAATTCGACCTTCATTTCGAGAAGGTATACCGGTGGCTGGCCAGCAGCACGGCTGAAAAGAACTCCTTCATTTCCTGCATTTGGAAGCTGAACCAGCGTTATCTGAGGAAGAAGGTGGAGTTTGTGAATGTCAGTTCTCAGCTGCTGGAAG AGTCGGTGCCTAGCGGTGAGAGCCAGAGCGTTGCTGGGGGTGATGAGGATGCACTGGACGACTACCAGGAGCTGAGTACCCGTGAGGAGCAGGACATTGAGAGCATGATGGAGATGTGCGAGTACGCCATCTCCAATGCTGAGGCTTTTGCAGAGCAGCTCTCCAAGGAGCTGCAGGTTTTAGACGGG GCAAACATCCAGTCCATCATGGCATCGGAGAAGCAGGTCAATATCCTGATGCAGCTGCTGGATGAGGCACTGGCAGAGGTGGACACCATTGAGGGAAAGCTGAGCAGCTATGAGGAGATGCTCCAGAGTGTCAAGGAGCAGATGGACCAGATCTCCCAGAGCAACCGGCTCATCCAGATCAGCAACACCAACAATGGCAAACTCCTGGATGAGATTCAGTTCTTAGTG AACTACATGGACCTGTCAAAGGGACACATCAGGGCCTTGCAGGATGGAGACCTGACTTCCCCTAAAGGTATTGAGGCCTGCATCAACGCCTCTGAAGCTCTTCTGCAGTGCATGAACGTGGCCCTCCGACCAG GCCATGACAAGCTGATGGCTGTGAAGCAGCAACAGCTCCTGTTCGCTGAGCTGAGAGACACCTTTGCTCGCCGCCTGACCAATCATCTCAACAATGTGTTTGTTCACCAG GGCCATGACCAGAGCTCCACCCTGTCCCAGCACACAGTAGAGCTGACCCTGCCCAAACACAGCCCTCTCCACAGGGACCTGCTGCGCTACGCCAAGCTCATGGAGTGGCTGAAGAACACCCACAGGGAGAAGTACGAGGGCCTGTCAAGG acCTATGTTGACTATATGAGCAGACTATATGAACGAGAAATCAAAGACTTCTTTGAGGTTGCCAAGATAAAGATGGCGGGTACAACCAAGGAAGCAAAGGGCAAGTTTG CCACGCTTCCGCGGAAAGAAAGTGCactcaaacaggaaacagaaa GCCTTCATGGCAGCTCCGGGAAGCTGACAGGCTCTACCTCAAGCCTGAACAAGCTGACAGTGCAGGGCTCCAACAGCCGGCGTTCCCAGTCTTCCTCACTGCTGGACATGGGCAACATGTCCGCCTCTGACCTGGACGTGGCAGACAGGACCAAGTTTGACAAG ATATTTGAGCAGGTCCTCAGTGAGCTGGAGCCTCTGTGTCTTGCAGAACAAGACTTCATCAGCAAGTTCTTTAAGCTCCAGCAGCACCCGACAGTCACACCCCCCCTTGCTCAG CCTGAAACAGAGGAACCAGATGGAGGCACGCTGTCAAGAGTGCCTCCCCAGGCAGAACACAGACACTCCTTGTCATCAGA GAAAGACATGGTGCGGCTGATGATGAACAAAATCTTCCAGAGCATCGAGACGGAGCTCAACAGTCTCATCGCTCTGGGGGACAAGATTGACAGCTTCAACTCTCTCTACATGCTGGTGAAGATGAGTCACCATGTGTGGACAGCTGAGAACGTTGACCCGGCCTCATACCTCAGCACTACTTTGGGAAACGTGCTGGTCACTGTCAAGAGGAACTTTGACAAATGCATT TCTGGTCAGATCAGACagatggaggaggtgaagaTTTCGAAGAAAAGCAAAGTTGGTATCCTACCTTTTGTTACCGGGTTTGAAGAGTTTGCGGAGCTGGCTGAAACAATCTTCCGCAATGCAGAACGCCGAGGGGATTTGGATAAAGCTTATGTCAAACTTATCACGGCCGTCTTCATGAATG TGGAGAAAGTAGCTAATGAAAGCCAGAAGACGCCTCGGGACGTTGTGATGATGGAGAATTTCCACCACATCTTTTCTACACTGTCACGTCTAAAGATCTCCTGCCTGGACGCAGAGAGACGAGAAGCcaagcacaaatacacagaccACCTGCAGTCGTATGTAATCAACTCGCTGGGCCAGCCTCTAGAAAAACTCAAT CATTTCTTTGAAGGAGTTGAGGCACGCGTAGCCCAGGGTGTTCGTGAGGAGGAGGTGAGCTACCAGCTTGCCTTCAACAAACAAGAGCTACGCAAAGTTATCAAAGAGTACCCCGGCAAAGAGGTGAAAAAGGGACTCGACAACCTTTACAAGAAGGTGGATAAACATCTTTGTGAAGAGGAGAGTCTACTACAG GTGGTGTGGCACTCCATGCAAGACGAGTTCATCCGTCAGTACAAGCACTTTGAAGATTTGATCGGTAGATGCTATCCTGGATCTGGAATCACCATGGAGTTTACCATCCAGGACATGTTGGAGTACTTCTCCAGCATTGCTCAGTCTCATTAG
- the nmu gene encoding neuromedin-U — translation MRTFQSQSQPAQRGASSSLHSLSSSAMCPLSTASITLAALLILTIPVCKSAPAELQQATTDQRQLLSQIDAVCSSYLSADLKFWASDVLGDLCVLMLVQKSKEQKVRENSKRAELQGPGGIQSRGYFLYRPRNGRRSLEYE, via the exons atgaggacCTTCCAGAGCCAAAGTCAGCCTGCGCAGCGCGGAGCCTCCAGCAGCCTGCACAGCCTCAGCAGCAGCGCCATGTGTCCACTCAGCACGGCCAGCATCACCCTTGCAGCCCTACTCATCCTCACCATACCAGTCTGCAAAA GTGCTCCAGCAGAACTTCAGCAAGCCACAACAGATCAGAGGCAGCTGCTCAGCCAG ATAGATGCTGTGTGCTCGTCCTACCTCTCTGCAGACCTGAAGTTTTGG GCATCTGACGTCTTAGGGGATCTCTGTGTCTTGATGCTGGTTCAGAAGTCAAAG GAGCAAAAAGTGCGAGAAAATAGTAAAAGG GCTGAACTCCAGGGACCTGGTGGAATCCAGAGCAGAGGTTACTTCCTCTATCGG CCACGAAATGGAAGACGATCCTTAGAATATGAGTAA